The Candidatus Paceibacterota bacterium nucleotide sequence GATGGAAATACCGAGTACCGCGAGAAGCGCTGTGGTGAAGAGAATATCAATTTGCGCTCCATGAAAATGGACGAGAAGTCCGTACACTCCCGCAGGAATCGCGATGTCGTGCATAAGGGTGATGACAGCTACCACTCCATATTTCCAAGATGAAACGGGCTCTGACACTTTTCTGAAAGCGAAAGCGATGAAAAGCACGATACAAAGAATGACGAGGACGATTGCGATGATTGCTTTTCGCTTGAGCTCACTCCCAACAACAGGACCGATCGAAGTGAAATTCTTTTCCTCAATCGTCACCTTCCCCCCCTGTGAAAGTGCATTTTTGACTGCTTCGTGCTGTGTCTCGCTCAATTCCCCTGTTTTCAAAACATACGAGCTATCGCCTGTTGGCTGAAGCAGATAATTTCCCAAATTGAGCGGAGCAAGTTCACTCTGAACAACAGTGGTGTCCGGCCGGCCTCCCGGATAATTCACTTCGAGAAGCGAACCACCCGTATATTCAATACCAAAATGAAGTCCCCATCCGAAGAAAGAAAGGAGCGAGAGAACAATGAGAGTGCCGATAATGGCGAAGAGTATTTTTCTGTGATTTACGACCCACATATTATTTTGTTATACCGCTACCGAATAAAAATTTAGCGACTCCGCCCTGGCTCTTCACTCCAAGAGCAAAAAGATAGGTTCTCGTAATGACAATCGCAGTAAACATTGAGACCAAAATACCAATTCCGAGAGTGAGCGCAAATCCTTTTA carries:
- the secF gene encoding protein translocase subunit SecF — encoded protein: MWVVNHRKILFAIIGTLIVLSLLSFFGWGLHFGIEYTGGSLLEVNYPGGRPDTTVVQSELAPLNLGNYLLQPTGDSSYVLKTGELSETQHEAVKNALSQGGKVTIEEKNFTSIGPVVGSELKRKAIIAIVLVILCIVLFIAFAFRKVSEPVSSWKYGVVAVITLMHDIAIPAGVYGLLVHFHGAQIDILFTTALLAVLGISINDTIVVFDRIRENLRLNREGRGKEPFDQIVGRSLKQTYLRSFNTSFTVILVLFSLFLLGGETTKNFALTLLVGMVAGTYSSIFFASPLLVTLWKAQDKK